The following are encoded together in the Labrus mixtus chromosome 2, fLabMix1.1, whole genome shotgun sequence genome:
- the LOC132986648 gene encoding uncharacterized protein LOC132986648: MMDLRTVLTISLLLMSTVYLPAETRNTTDTSFNVTVTPNPSSSDYNCTCPSTSPTPKSSSAHSLGLLSVRWTSGCEGEAILSLHPPPSSSSSSSLLCHSSLTLVKSLLSSPCESRSGCEGLPVWRSSMKLGGYDIAGQAANRSCKILMLKCTAQTDVQGQLKAYKVVTALLCCVLLVLFLIRFTKPTVRALQSRLSDKRQNRWIGPTQSHSVSYQRGKGVVTDVEMRMSYPALERLTVNDSREPSSNRNSGYNL; the protein is encoded by the exons ATGATGGATCTCAGGACCGTTCTGACCATCTCTCTTTTGCTCATGTCTACTG TGTATCTCCCAgcagaaacaagaaacacaactGACACAAGCTTCAATGTCACCGTGACCCCCAACCCCAGCAGTAGTGACTATAACTGCACCTGCCCATCCACCTCCCCCACCCCCAAGTCCTCCTCTGCTCACTCTCTGGGCCTCCTCTCAGTCAGATGGACGAGTGGCTGTGAAGGGGAAGCGATCCTGTCGCTccaccctcccccctcctcgtcctcctcatcctccctcctctgtcacaGCAGTCTGACCCTCGTTAAGAGTCTGCTGAGCTCCCCGTGTGAGAGTCGGAGCGGGTGTGAGGGGCTGCCAGTCTGGAGGAGTAGCATGAAGCTGGGGGGTTATGACATCGCAGGGCAAGCAGCGAATAGGAGCTGTAAGATTCTGATGCTGAAATGTACAG ctcaaACAGATGTACAGGGTCAGCTGAAGGCCTACAAAGTAGTGACGGCTCTGCTCTGCTGCGTGCTGCTCGTCCTCTTCCTGATCCGCTTCACCAAACCGACTGTCAGAGCTCTGCAGAGCCGAC TTTCAGACAAGAGACAGAACCGCTGGATAGGACCTACACAGAGTCACAGCG tgtcgTACCAGCGAGGAAAGGGTGTCGTCACAGACGTCGAGATGAGAATGTCCTACCCTG CTCTGGAGAGGCTGACAGTCAATGACAGCAGAGAACCATCATCCAACAGGAACAGTGGCTACAACCTCTGA